The DNA sequence aacggtggctgtaccactactaatttaaaatttcacgCAAGttcgagttttcgttctattcttgtccttgttcttgtcatttttcgattagcctatatggaattgacgatgagaaagtaatcaaacagcaaattgtttacaacgtgtgcatgttttctactgttgttgccagttatattgaaaatgtgaatgcattctgtcgcttcggatgtcaagacatgaaagcgaatgttcgcataaaaacataatgaatgtgtttgagaggatatataaaacagttacaatctgactattggcctgttatatactattcgttgcataacaacggtccaagttcaactaccaacgacatttttgcttgacaacggtaaaatatgcccaaacggctgcagaagaatatttcaattccaggtgattaaatcgataaaaatcaataaatagaaaagtaaccatatacagtcaatagccgcgtttccaccgcaggaactataccccggaactaggaaccttttgaggaactcagtgcgtttccaccgcaggaactagggtctaaatttaattctgggggctttgttttaccccccaaaacgttcctgctcggggggtagtactttccgaaagtacaggaaccttttgggtggagcttgtagcgctgaacatttctgattggtcgagtactcgtagcatttgtgttgtatttattttccgccattacccgccatgtttgaaaatatgcagcggcaaaccaatttattttcataataacttcaaatcaaacttgtatgttatgcggcgcagtagcctacttttggttataacctgtcaacgtcttggaattataacgtgtgctcttctgttcttttcttgctttagtattcgttttataaaatgctaagcatttgtgctgggacagcatattacgtaggctaccaaaacattcaaacggattaattcggttgctgaatattttcttccggattttctttgttagcccgttgtaattgactcaaaacgtttgatacagttatgtgaggtaggctatgcggtagttctgcataattaacattggtgatacagtacaagcaaactggaaatcaccttccgcactttttatccgggtaaaataacaggttaattctagtaatcttcgctttagctttttcagactgccgtaattttactcaattttactgccatttttcaattccacgaaaagaccagtaagactatggactcatttatggtgcatgattcgcatctggagggcacacttcgctgttcggctagcagtaacttcgaaggaaagcaaacggtggctgtaccactactaatttacattttcacgcaagtccgagttttcgttctattcttgtcattttgcgattagcctatatggaattgacaacgagaaagtaataaaacagcaaattgtttacaacgtgtgcatgttttctgctgttaatgaatgtgtttgagaggatatatgaaaatcaataaatacaaaagtaaccatatatagtcattgttggtaacccgttgtatataagtggaataaacccctccgggctgtcccggttattagaaaataatgtaggctacttcggtggtagtatggggttacagaagaaatcatatgacagatggaccgacgacaacgtcattgggctaatttgcctaatcttcgcgggagtTTAGAcagcggtggaaacgcagacaaccattggctgaaggaaccttttagttcctggtaaagtagttcctgggactaaaagttccgggtaattttggtggaaacgcggctagaATCTGCCGTCATACATACTGTCGCTCACTGTCGCTCATTTCACGGTACTGTTAAgttcagcaaaatgaaatgaaaaattcaaaataaaagtccgaCGATAAACCCACTGTTAAgttcagcaaaatgaaattaaggaaAAACCGGACTGCAGTTGTcctaaaatatgaactattcGTTTTCGTTTtctatttgtacaatattaaaacaacaactAATTAGAAACAAAtctgtcttccttttttctattttttcccctacatttttaacaatgacaatccaaaattttaaatggagaataatagataaaatacacccattacatttaattattattgcaatatccAATACAACGTTACATCAGtacatgagtttaactgaatggTAAGGGAAGAATTAgagtaatgtaaaatgtgttactTCAACATTCTGTGCTACCTTGTAACATCAACTatgcaactaaaaaaaaaaaaaaaaaaaatatatatatatatatatatatatatatatatatatatatatataaatgtggcTGGATGTTTCACTAGAATGGCAAGGAGAATAGGACACTATTAACACTTGTTTGTAAAggtgaaaacatcacacacagaataacaTGGCTGGGATATAAGCATGCAATACATAGGGCggatttcattcaattaaatctcaattgctttctgatagcatgACGTATATAATGCGctctgcctcccctggacatgttgtctcaatgatatgggggtgttttgaataccttggaccctccactcttcagatatggtgtcatttatatcaaataagcgtcatagaaaatgtggcttgggtgtgaacatgcagtacataggcaaatttcattcaattaaatcccaattgctttctgatagcatgACATATATAAtgcgctgctgcctcccctggacatgttgtctcaatgatatgggggtgttttgaataccttggaccctccactcttcagatatggtgtcacttatatcaaataagcgtcacagaaaatgtggctggggtttgaacatgcagtacataggcaaatttcattcaattaaatccaaattgctttctgataaaACAAGCAATGCAGAGGATGTAAAAAACAGCTGTTCAGAGAAAATATATGGGTAACTCCTCCTGACATTATGGTGCTTCATGTTTCTCGTGCCTGTGAAGATGGGGTATCACTGCTGCGAACACCCGTTTTTTCATCTGAGGTGATTGACATTCCTGTTGTAGGAGAACGTAAGCAGAGATACAGCCTAAAGTCTATAATATGCCGTGCAGGAAGATCCTCTTTAATTGGCCATTACTGGTCTGTTCTTATCACAGACAGAGCAACAATATGTGCCAATGATAAATACATACACTTTGCTAACAGTAATGAGGACACCACTGCAGTCatattttttatggaaaaagaaggaagtgtaatggaaaatataaaGGCAGACATCAAAATATCACCTCGATCGCAAAACGACCTTATCATACATTCCCCTTTGAGTCCTGATATGATTGAGTCCAGccatataaaaatgaaactgtgCATATCCTACAGTTTCTTACAGACACCAGTGCTGTAACAGAATGTCTTGGAAGATTAATTTCGGCTCATCAGCGAACAAATTGCCAACAGTTTAAGTGTACCATATCCAAACTGAATAAAATCTATTTGTGTCAGTCTTCATCAAGTGCCTTTGAGAACCCAATGCAATACAGGAATGTACTTACCATCATACATGATTTTGTAAGCCAAAATTTAACATCACCTTTTCTTGCACATGATTTACTGCATTTACATATCCTGTATTCTTTTGAATGCAGCAAATGGAATAATAGTTTAATGCatagccaaaatgaaaaaattactGTACTTACACCAAGTGGAAGTTCTAAAAAAGCTATTGAAAAATCTGTGTGACAACAATACTGTGTCATGATTCAGTTCCTAAAAAGTGTGCCTGTACAATTTGTAGACATGAAGGCAACCTTGAATTGAAAAAGgtgcataaaacacatttaccaAAAACTATGCTTGTGCTTGCAAAatggtctgaaaatgaaattgatgaACGATTGACCATGTCCTCAATTTATAACCAAAAATTATATGAACTTAgaaatattatgtattttgcaagCCAAAAGCCCTTTGTAACTTGGTGCAAATTGAAAAATGGAAAGTGGCATAATAAAACTCTAAACAATGATTTAAGTACattcaaaaaaagataaattcagAATTAtccaaatctgatttttttcttgcagcatATGAGGTAGAATCATGTGAAAATCTACATGATATCAAAATTTTCCAGACAAGTCACACATGCACTGACCAATGTCACAATGAATTTCCTTTTATAATTAATGAATTGCCACAAAATCCAGGTAGGGATATGCCTAATAATACATCACCAGAGGATCTAGATTTAATTAAAAGTGGAAGATGGTTAAGTGACCAAATAATTGATTCATACTTGGACCTCctgaataaataagaaaattatgTACTCATGGTCGCTTCAACCTTTGTCAGCCAGaatttgaattgtttattttgggaaaatataGAGGTTCTCccaaacatttccaaaagtgaAAGAAACTGGTGGTGCTTTGAAAACATTATAATTCCTTTAAATATCAAATCAACTCACTGGGCTGTAATAAtcattgaaatgcaaaacataaaagacaaagaaaataatattaccctaaaagtgaaaattcttgattcattaaaaacatgaaaatgatatAATTACTGTGATTTTCTCTCTtcaaaagtatttggttttagAATATTTggcattataatacatttttcaacacAGATATGAGGACATATCTGCACTACGAATTAAGTCAACAAGTTTTGCTTTTGTaagtcacacaaaaaatgtcactaCAAAAACTCTGTTCACTGTTTATAGTTACTGCTTAATGTGAAGGCCAGTTGTGCTTCATATCCTGTTACAAGCCCAGGTGTCCAATACTGGCTGTTTCCTGCTATGAAATGTATCATCACTAATGACTATGTGTGTCATATTCTGAGTTCTTAAAgagattttaattaattcaagaCTGTTTGACTTGTATGTGCACTTGTTAAAAACTGTATGCATCCAACAGTACTAGCAGAGGATAGGAATACACTATTTTCCGAGAAATTGCATGTttaaaccccagccacattttctatgacgcttatttgatataagtgacaccatatctgaagagtggagggtccaaggttttcaaaatacccccatatcattgagacaacatgtccaggggaggtaGCAGAGCCTGATGTACATGATCCATTGACCTATACTAGCAGTAGAGAGGAATACACTGTTTAGTTTTCCACAATATTTTCTATCAAATTTTCtatcatgtttatttgatatcTTTGTCATCATATCAATTTAGTGAAGGGCTGTATGAACTAAATGTGCATTGTTAATTCAAGTCTTGACAGATAACTTTTGGTCtgactctggaatgtgggtccaaatgttatctatttagagctgaattagcactggacatttaaTTGTGTACTAACAAACCCATGCCACATAGTTTATCCTATAACAGTTAGCCAGGAAGCTCTATCATCTAGAGTTGTTAGAACACCTCAATGGTAACATGACCTATtaattatgacaaatatgctGGAATCAGTTTTATATTCTCCTAAAAAAGCAAGATAatggtatttcatattttgactTACTGCACTTCCAAGAATCAACATAGAAGAAGAAATATTAGaaaagctttataaaaatacactgcctTTTTAATTGGCATTATAATTATAACGGAGTATTTTTACATGTCAAAACGTCGCTAGTTTCGAAAATAAACTTTGAGATACGCCTTTCTCACTTTCGCGCAGggaggcttttattttgaacgaCGAATCTGCCGTCTTACTGTCGCTCACTGTCGCTCATTTCACGGTACTGAAAATAGTGATGTGCCCGATGTGCCGGCTAGGCAGTAAGTCAAACGTTACTGCacatgtgcgttgttctggccctaacttaactACCGACAGACTTCTGctaacaatcaataacaacagagtccctctagactatttctgataacaagcaaaataaataacaagtaaattatgttagctagctagttaaaactatgtctAGCCAGTATTTTTtggggttaccagtcgaagaaagGACACTCGTATTCCACAGGGAAGTGACGTATGACTGCTCGCATCCATTACCGGAACTCACATTCCTCACCTGAAGGGAAGCAATGGACGTGGTGTTGTACGGAGTTGCTGCTGCAATTCTCCTCCTGCTGATCTTGTTTGCGGTGAAAGTACGGGGACAGGCGGAACAAGGTCTGTAGCTGCCCGTATAACCGCGAATGCGCACTGGAGGTAGACGAATTAGCCTTAATATTTACTGCAGCCTACATTTTGACAGACCTGCTGGAATGCTAAACCCTTGCAGGACTCAACGTTAATTTAACGTTACTCTGTAACTGGCTAGCAGTCCACATGAAGCGTATACGAGCTAACTTTGTTATATTTGCGTAacgttttacatttaaaaacaccaaGAGTTTGGCGCTTTTTAGAGTAACTACTATGGCCACAGACTCTCTTGattcttaaaaacacacatgctccaCACAAGTTAACCGCGCATTTTAGCCCACTGATCAGCTTTTAGCGAGTGATCTAGTTGTTACGGTTCCATAACTTGATTGACAGTGGAACCAGAGAGAATTTGTACCAGTTCTGCTTGCAATTTGGTAACCCGTACCTTTTGCCAGATGGCAGTATCGTATTCAATAGTAATGGTTTGGATAGGCAGTAATTTCGAGAGCCCGCTTCATCGCTCTCCAAATATTTGCTGAAGAGAAGATGGGGGCAAACATACCAATGATTCTCCATGTGCTTTTAAGCAGGTTTAGTATTTGTGATTTTAATCTTGACTGAGAGGTTACCAAGCCATGTTGAAATGCCATACAGTACTAATCAATTCAGTTGCTGCTcttcaaaacaataacaaaatgctCTTATCTACTACTTAGATCGTAAGCCTACGTAAGATGTGCAAACATTGATTGATTTGTGTACAGACATAGGGTACTCAACTTGTCTGGCCCATTTCAGATCAAAAGTCAAAAGTGATGCTTTTATTAAATGCAGCAATCTGATTTAATAAAAGCACACGTGCAACGCACACGTGCTCGCACACGTGCAACTCAAAAGAACTTCGAGCAGTTGTATGTCTATGGTTGTATCAGCATCGTTGTACTCGCTATTGACACTACGATTTTTAGTCATGATTTCCGGTTTGTCAGTCCCATGGGTTATGTCTGGTCAACGGCTGGTGGTGTGCTCCGTTAATAAACCAATGGTGAGTTACCGCTTCTGATTAATGGTACTGTCATGTTGATGAGGCTCCAACTGAAGGTGATGGGCCAAGCCAACTCAACCACTGAAGTGTAGCTCTGGCGAAAATGTGCTAGAATCAGATTGCGGGACATCGATCTCACCAGCTGTAACGCCATTTTCTAGTCACGTACAGCAGGGGGTATCGAATGGCAATCCTGATGGGGGCGGAGGTCACAgggtgtgcatgttttttttgaggggggctCTTAACCAACCTGTGGCACACATTAagcactgaaacactgaaaaagaaGTTTGAATTTGAGATCCTTGCCTTAGAGGTTGTGCACCTGTAAGGAGCAGCCTGGGTaaccatccccctccccccgtcccccagctGATGGTGAGCACAGGCAGGATGTGGTGGCCCGAGCCGCAGCACGCCCCCGTGTGGCGGAGGAGCGCGGCGCAGGCATGCCGAGACGCAGGGGGATCAGAGGGATGGAGCACAGACGCACCCACAGGGACGACTCTGACCAGGGTAAGGACACACCCACTTTAATCACAGACATGCCCACAGGGACGACTCTGACCAGGGTAAGGACACACCCACTTTAatcacagacacgcccacagggACGACTCTGACCAGGGTAAGGACACACCCACTTTAATCACAGACATGCCCACAGGGACGACTCTGACCAGGGTAAGGACACACCCACTTTAATCACAGACATGCCCACAGGGATGACTGACCAGGGTAAGGACACGCCCGCTTTACTCGCAGACACGCCCACAGGGATGACTGACCAGGGTAAGGACACGCCCACTTTAATCACAGACATGCCCACAGGGACGACTCTGACCAGGGTAAGGACACACCCACTTTAatcacagacacgcccacagggACGACTCTGACCAGGGTAAGGACACACCCACTTTAatcacagacacgcccacagggACGACTCTGACCAGGGTAAGGACACACCCACTTTAATCACAGACACGCCCGCAGGGATGACTGACCAGGGTAAGGACACGCTCGCTTTactcacagacacgcccacagggATGACTCTGACCAGGGTAAGGACACACCCGCTTTAATCACAGACATGCCCACAGGGATGACTCTGACCAGGGTAAGGACACACCCACTTTAATCACAGACATGCCCACAGGGATGACTCTGACCAGGGTAAGGACACACCCACTTTAatcacagacacgcccacagggATGACTGACCAGGGTAAGGACACGCCTGCTTTactcacagacacgcccacagggatgactctgtgtttgtgtgtttttttgtgtgtgcgtgtgtgtgtatgagtatgcatgcacgtgcatatatgcgtgcgtgtctgtattcatgtgtatgtgtacatgagcacacgtgtgtgcatgtgtatttgcgAGTGTgcatgattttgtgtgtgtgttcgtgtgtatttgtgtgcccatcgttcatgcatgtgtgactgtgttaaACTCACACTGACTATCTTCTTCAGAGGACCTGAATGTGGATGAGGAACatgaggaggcggagcttcagTTCCAGGCAGCAGGGAAAGTGGGAGCCAAGAAGCAGaggaagatggaggagaagCAGGCCAGGAGAGTGCAGAGAGAGGTGGGGCTAGAGCCCAGAGAGAGGTGTGGTTAGAGTCCAGAGTGAGGTGGAGTTAGAGCCCAGAGACAGGTGTGGTTACAGCCCAGAGACAGGTGGGGTTAGAGTCCAGAGAGAGGTCGAGTTAGGGGTTAAAACCCATAGAAAGGTGGGGTTAGGGGTTGTTGCCCAGAGAGAAGTTTGGGGTTATGGGTTAATGACCTCTGATGGACTAAGGTTTAACTTCATTGGTTCCCTATTTGAAGTAACTATGCTGCATCTGTAAGGGTTTTTATGATGTCTTTAGGGAGTAATTCATATACTCTTTGTAAAGACTTCCTGTAGTTGACCCATTTACCTATCCATTagtatttgtaataaaaatgtgtataaaatgcAGCACGATGTTAAAAGCTAATTTTGTTCCAAATACTTTTAAACCTGATGAATGACAACgcaaaaacatgaaattgtTCAGAGTgatgttttttaatgtatggTCTACTCTACACgattgaaaacagaaaaacactttgGGAAGGACTGTTTTGTGAACCACAGGTAGCTAAGCAATGACGGTTCGCTGTGCTTTGAAATCACTGTTTGATGGAATGggggcgtgtgattggctgctgcattgtaggcggagctggaggagcgagaggagaggaagagagctcaggagctgagggaggaggagagaagaaaggaggaggCGCAAGAGAGGCTCCAGGAAAAGAGACAGGTAACCATGGTTACGGGGGGAAGGCGCTAAGACTAAGACCTGTACGCTCGCACATAGACACATGTAGCACATGCTTCAACACACTGATGCAGTGCAGAAACAGCGCTGCCATTATAGCACCCATCCAATAGCTTGGATGATTTTTGTTCTTATACTTTTTCTGTCTAcccatgtgtgtatatatgtgtttatatatatacatgtgtgtttgtgtgtgtgaggggtgacatagctcaggaggtaagagcggttgtctggcagttggagggttgccggttcaatcccccaccctgggcgtgtcaaagtgtctgtgagcaagacacctaacccctaattgctcccaatgagctgattggtaccttgcatggcagcctttcaccattggtgtgtgagtgtgtgaatgtgaatgtgtgaatgagaggcatcaattgtaaagcactttgggtaaaagcgctatataaatgcagtccatttgatgCAAGAGATCTGTGTACAACACTttatcaaataatattttactaaTACTCAGAGATTCACAACTCCTGTTATGTTAACTTGGGTCATCTTCATGTTTTTTGAAAGCAGGACCAATGATTTTTGTCCAGTGTCAAGCAATTTTAGCTGCTCAAACAAGCATTTAGCTAATTAAGGCTAATTAAGAGCTGGGATGTGACAGAATACAGGCAGTGCTGCGGACATTAGGATGGGGACCTCAGCTCCGGTGCCTCACGCTTAAACTGCCGCTCATacacaggaggaagaggagctacGGGcgaaggaggagcaggagaagaaggaggaggaggagtactTGCGGCTGAAGGAGTCCTTCGTCATCGAGGAGCAGGGAGTCACCGAGGAGCTGACAGAGcaggaggttgtgtgtgtgtgtgtgtgtatgtgtgtgtgtgtgtatcagtgtgtgtgtgcgtctacCTGCCTGTGTGGCTTATGCATGTGAGTCTCTTATTTTGAAGGCCCCAGTCGCCTCCCTGTGTCcatttctgcctgtgtgtgaaatgacggtgatctcaacctgtttttcacttttcagtCTCACAGTCTCCTTCAGGAGTTCATTCAGTATGTGAaggtgagtctctctctctctctctctctctctctccctctccctctctctcgctgtctctctctccctctctctctctctctctctctctctttctctctatatGGAGAGCCTCTCATTTTGAGCCAATTCCAGCAGTTTTGTGTACCAGGTACAAGTCACTACCAGAATGAAAACAAGCAGTACTACTGGACAGATTAGAGTATCCCTGGCATATATGCAGTATTGCTGGTTCAGGGCATATGCGCACTTTCTCACACATTTTTCCACACACTGTCTCAGTCTTGCCATTTGTGTACTACATTTGTCGATATTACCAACCCGGTCCCTGGAGATcgaccatcctgcaggttttcatttcagccctaatttggcacacctgaccatactaattagcagctcagcaaagatctctagctgttgaaatGAGGTGTCCTTTCGTTAGGGTatgagtgaaaacctacaggatggtagatctccagggacgcagttggttaccactggtgtTTACTACTGAGTTTTCCATTCGACCCAGAGGctcaggccctgtgtgtgtgcatctttaCAGGACTCCAAGGTGGTTCTGCTGGAGGATCTGGCATCCCACTTCGGTTTGCGCACACAGGTCAGTggaagaggaggcggagctctgTGATTGACGCAGAAACAGGACCTCAGCCCACACTGGGTCTGTGCCAGTGTTTCCCAACCCCTGgtcctgtaatgtcatgtattTCTGACACAAAGTGGGTACATAATCCCTCTAGACATGAAATGCAcctaagaaaaatgaacagcttgttaaaattctgggattgcatctgtggttggaatgaaaccagcatacacagggggtccccaggaccgaggttgggaGCAGTAGCATGGCCTTATGTGTCTCTGGTGACCTCTAGTGGCCAATGAGTGATATGAAAAAGAtctccgtttaaaaaaaaatgtaattcagtaGTGTAAATACAATCGTTTTATTTGTCTGATGGTATTcataacttaaaataaaatgccatGTTGTCTTCTTTAGCTTATTCATTGTATATTTACATCTATGACCtataatatttttacatataaatgATGTTTTTTCAGAAGTAGTCCTCTGTGTTAGTGACACCCCCTATAATGTATGGGTGTCTTCCAAATTTTGATCAAAAATTATAACAATTTGATATATTATCATAACTGGATTATATGACATGTGCAATAATTGGATTCTAGCTGTTAATTTCCCATAAAGACCCTGAAGTCTATGGTGTAAAAAAGGGACCTCAAACAAAGCTCATATCCCATGTTTCTCAGTGTCCCACCTGTGAACTTTGCTAAATAAGTTCTAAAATGATCTGTAATGGTATtggaataattaatattaagagtgtggggagggggataATGGATGTTGATAtatttgacctctgacctttgcaTGCAGGATGCCATCTCCAGACTGCAGGATCTAATGGCTGATGGTTCGCTCACAGGTAAGAGAGTGCAAAAACCAaaggaagttgtttttttttttgtttttcctcttcttgGTTCCGCAGCACAACTTGAGGTCTTTGCATGGCAACCACCTCCCAAACATCAGTCTAGTCTTCTCCTACCTCCCCCCAGGCGTGATCGATGACAGGGGGAAGTTCATCTTCATCACCCCAGAGGAGCTGAGTGCCGTGGCGAACTTCATcaggcagagaggaagagtgtcCATCAGCGAGCTGGCGCAGGCTAGCAACTCCCTCATAAACCTGACCCCTGAGATCCGCAACTCAGCCTGAAACGTTCACGCGTGTTACCTTTACCGTTACATCACATCCTGGCATTTAGGAGACGCTGTCGTCCAGAGCGACctacgctcttatccagagtgacctaTGCTGTCATCCAGAG is a window from the Anguilla anguilla isolate fAngAng1 chromosome 14, fAngAng1.pri, whole genome shotgun sequence genome containing:
- the LOC118212671 gene encoding DDRGK domain-containing protein 1-like, coding for MDVVLYGVAAAILLLLILFAVKVRGQAEQADGEHRQDVVARAAARPRVAEERGAGMPRRRGIRGMEHRRTHRDDSDQEDLNVDEEHEEAELQFQAAGKVGAKKQRKMEEKQARRVQREAELEEREERKRAQELREEERRKEEAQERLQEKRQEEEELRAKEEQEKKEEEEYLRLKESFVIEEQGVTEELTEQESHSLLQEFIQYVKDSKVVLLEDLASHFGLRTQDAISRLQDLMADGSLTGVIDDRGKFIFITPEELSAVANFIRQRGRVSISELAQASNSLINLTPEIRNSA